One window of Lacerta agilis isolate rLacAgi1 chromosome 14, rLacAgi1.pri, whole genome shotgun sequence genomic DNA carries:
- the GRN gene encoding progranulin codes for MCCLLTEFGSLFLAKMGWVQLFVCLVLGGTASSLQCPDGHSCRGSSICCKLSGEDGYSCCDQPQFTGASLRMFPPQDNSLHQVAEPSGVACLDGRVCPVEYSCLRTPEDDLACCPWKEGISCAGGHYCCPLGSRCSPDGKSCSQSEVPTFPARVGAVQCPDGESECPNESTCCMMPDGVWGCCPMPEALCCEDKIHCCPHNTTCDLPHARCFAASGEQPLRKKFPASRRAVLLDSPQKSLCPGNQSSCPDTDTCCILPTGQYGCCHLPNAVCCRDRLHCCPQGTKCDLEHSRCTMTPLRSWPISHLTADLHQTVGVVQCDDEHACPDGNTCCLRSPGEWGCCPLEEAVCCSDHIHCCPKGYTCNMAAGTCDEGSRSIPWLAKAEPRSLPASSAGMAVPCDAHTECPEGHTCCRLSSGAWGCCPLPEAICCKDGSHCCPANYQCDLSKGTCTKNGGSIPWLEKKPAVAGLASLSRNVKCDEEFSCADGQTCCTTGAQGWACCPFPQAVCCSDHVHCCPGGYTCDAERSSCIQSGWPSRQVSTALVQLREVNDIRCDDHTSCPDEYTCCRLPSGKWGCCPFPQAVCCADHVHCCPKGYTCDPIRSTCQSQQHSLPWAPKHPASVTQNRGVQCNDTASCEEGQTCCRDVSGGWSCCQLPNAVCCEDHQHCCPSGYTCNVAAQTCEKQFWPRLLPAGGLLSSSHAPTSGRDVSCGDQHYCHDNQTCCKSSSGGWACCPYNKGSCCSDRRHCCPPGYRCSSRGTECFKQKPLRWDTGAFTPRYTQAHALL; via the exons GTTCTTGGCCAAGATGGGGTGGGTACAGCTGTTTGTGTGCCTGGTGCTCGGAGGGACTGCTTCTTCTCTGCAGTGCCCCGATGGCCACAGCTGTAGGGGATCCTCCATTTGTTGCAAGCTCTCCGGAGAAGATGGAtattcctgctgtgaccagcctCAG TTCACAGGTGCCTCCCTGCGCATGTTCCCTCCGCAAGACAACTCTCTTCACCAGGTGGCGGAGCCCTCTGGTGTTGCGTGCTTAGACGGCCGTGTGTGCCCTGTGGAATACTCCTGCCTGCGTACTCCAGAAGATGACTTGGCCTGCTGCCCCTGGAAAGAG GGCATCTCCTGTGCTGGCGGTCACTATTGCTGCCCCCTTGGCTCCCGCTGCAGTCCTGACGGGAAATCCTGCTCTCAGAGTGAAG TTCCAACCTTTCCTGCCAGAGTCGGTGCTGTTCAGTGTCCAGATGGGGAATCGGAATGCCCAAACGAGTCTACTTGTTGTATGATGCCTGATGGAGTCTGGGGGTGTTGCCCGATGCCCGAG GCATTGTGCTGTGAAGACAAGATCCACTGCTGCCCACACAACACAACTTGCGACCTGCCACACGCGCGGTGCTTTGCAGCCTCCGGGGAGCAGCCTCTTCGAAAGAAGTTCCCAGCCAGCAGGCGAGCGGTTCTGTTGG ATTCACCTCAGAAAAGCCTCTGCCCAGGTAATCAGTCCAGCTGCCCGGACACAGACACctgctgcattctcccgacgggCCAATATGGCTGCTGCCACCTACCCAAT GCTGTCTGCTGCAGAGACCGCCTTCACTGCTGCCCGCAGGGCACCAAGTGTGACCTGGAGCACTCGCGATGCACTATGACCCCGCTGAGGTCATGGCCCATCTCGCACCTCACTGCGGACCTCCACCAAACAG TCGGTGTTGTCCAGTGCGACGATGAGCACGCCTGCCCAGATGGGAACACCTGCTGCCTGCGAAGCCCAGGCGAATGGGGGTGCTGCCCATTGGAGGAG GCTGTCTGCTGCTCAGACCACATCCACTGCTGCCCAAAGGGCTACACATGCAACATGGCCGCGGGGACCTGCGACGAAGGCAGCAGAAGCATCCCGTGGCTGGCAAAAGCAGAGCCACGCTCCCTGCCTGCGAGCTCTGCGGGCATGGCAGTGCCATGCGATGCCCACACAGAATGCCCAGAAGGACACACCTGCTGCCGTCTGTCATCGGGCGCGTGGGGCTGCTGCCCCTTGCCAGAG gccatTTGCTGCAAGGACGGCTCCCACTGCTGCCCCGCCAACTACCAGTGCGACTTGTCGAAAGGCACTTGCACAAAGAACGGAGGCAGCATCCCTTGGCTGGAGAAGAAGCCGGCCGTCGCTGGTCTCGCCTCTTTAAGCAGGAACGTGAAATGCGACGAGGAGTTTAGCTGCGCAGATGGGCAGACGTGCTGCACAACCGGAGCGCAGGGCTGGGCGTGCTGCCCTTTCCCACAG GCTGTCTGCTGCTCCGACCACGTGCATTGCTGCCCTGGGGGCTACACCTGCGACGCGGAACGCAGCTCCTGCATCCAAAGCGGATGGCCTTCCCGGCAGGTCTCGACGGCTCTCGTTCAGCTGAGGGAGGTGAATGACATCAGGTGTGACGACCACACGAGCTGCCCAGACGAGTACACCTGCTGCCGGCTGCCCTCGGGCAAGTGGGGGTGCTGCCCTTTCCCACAG GCTGTCTGTTGTGCAGACCACGTCCACTGCTGCCCCAAAGGCTACACTTGTGATCCAATCAGAAGCACCTGCCAGTCACAGCAGCACTCTCTACCTTGGGCCCCCAAGCATCCTGCCAGTGTGACTCAGAACCGTGGCGTCCAATGCAATGACACAGCCAGCTGCGAGGAAGGGCAGACCTGCTGCAGGGATGTCTCAGGCGggtggagctgctgccagttgccCAAC GCTGTTTGCTGCGAGGATCACCAACACTGCTGCCCCTCGGGCTACACCTGCAACGTGGCAGCTCAGACGTGCGAGAAGCAGTTCTGGCCCAGGCTCCTACCTGCTGGCGGTCTGCTGAGTTCCTCGCACGCCCCCACGTCTGGCCGGGATGTGTCGTGCGGTGATCAGCACTACTGCCACGACAACCAGACCTGCTGCAAGTCCAGCTCAGGCGGGTGGGCCTGTTGCCCTTACAACAAG GGCTCCTGCTGCTCTGACAGACGCCACTGCTGTCCGCCTGGCTACCGTTGCTCCTCGAGGGGCACTGAATGCTTTAAACAGAAGCCACTCCGCTGGGACACGGGTGCCTTCACCCCTCGCTATACCCAAGCACATGCGTTGCTCTGA